The proteins below are encoded in one region of Nocardioides marmorisolisilvae:
- a CDS encoding IS701 family transposase, whose protein sequence is MSEVEEWAAGLAEVHARIAPRFARSEPRERVLAYVRGLLAPLEKKNSWTLAESAGEAIPDGMQRLLAYADWDADAVRDDVRDYVVEHLAPAPGDPAGVLVVDETGFLKKGTKSAGVARMYSGTAGRIENCQIGVFLGYATGPGQGSARTFLDRELYLPKAWAEDAARRAEAHIGDEVEFATKPELAMRMIGRAIDAGVPAGWVTGDEVYGQHYRLRAMLEERQMPYVMAVPVNQRVIAAVDDGDGPKVRELRADALAAMLPAQAWKKISAGRGAKGPRLYHWARAPIRPLEDSPSYWLLARRSLTDPDDVAYYLCFGPERTPLRELVRVAGARWAIEETFQTAKGQVGLDQYQVRRYDSWYRHITLAMLAHAFLTITTAQTNTAAGGGKRGTSGRSRN, encoded by the coding sequence GTGTCTGAGGTCGAGGAGTGGGCGGCGGGGCTTGCGGAGGTGCATGCCCGGATCGCGCCGCGGTTCGCGCGCTCGGAGCCGCGTGAGCGGGTGTTGGCCTATGTGCGGGGGTTGTTGGCGCCGTTGGAGAAGAAGAACTCCTGGACGCTGGCCGAGTCTGCAGGTGAGGCGATCCCCGACGGGATGCAGCGATTGTTGGCCTATGCCGATTGGGACGCCGACGCGGTGCGCGACGATGTGCGTGACTACGTGGTCGAGCACCTCGCCCCTGCGCCTGGCGACCCTGCTGGGGTGCTGGTGGTTGATGAGACTGGCTTCTTGAAGAAGGGCACGAAGTCCGCGGGGGTGGCGCGGATGTACTCCGGCACTGCGGGACGAATCGAGAACTGCCAGATCGGCGTCTTCCTCGGCTATGCCACTGGTCCTGGCCAGGGATCCGCACGGACGTTCTTGGACCGTGAGCTCTACCTGCCCAAGGCCTGGGCCGAGGATGCTGCCCGACGCGCTGAGGCGCATATCGGGGACGAGGTGGAGTTCGCGACCAAGCCGGAGCTGGCGATGCGGATGATCGGGCGCGCGATCGACGCCGGGGTGCCGGCTGGGTGGGTCACCGGCGATGAGGTCTATGGCCAGCACTACCGATTGCGCGCGATGCTTGAAGAACGTCAGATGCCTTACGTGATGGCGGTTCCGGTGAACCAGCGCGTCATCGCCGCCGTCGACGACGGTGACGGACCGAAAGTGCGTGAACTGCGCGCCGATGCGCTGGCCGCGATGCTTCCCGCCCAGGCGTGGAAGAAGATCTCCGCCGGGCGCGGCGCCAAGGGTCCGCGCCTGTATCACTGGGCCCGGGCGCCGATCCGCCCCCTGGAGGACAGCCCCAGCTACTGGTTGCTGGCCCGCCGCAGCCTGACCGACCCCGATGATGTCGCCTACTACCTGTGCTTCGGGCCCGAACGCACCCCATTGCGTGAACTGGTCCGGGTGGCCGGTGCCCGCTGGGCGATCGAGGAGACGTTCCAAACAGCCAAGGGCCAAGTCGGCCTCGACCAGTACCAGGTACGCCGCTACGACTCCTGGTATCGGCACATCACCTTGGCGATGCTCGCGCACGCCTTCTTGACCATCACCACCGCCCAGACCAACACCGCCGCCGGCGGCGGAAAAAGGGGGACCTCCGGCCGGTCGAGGAACTGA
- a CDS encoding helix-turn-helix domain-containing protein — translation MNVRRFRALHAAGATYAEIARECGCDWRTVRKYLSEDSGSVPPTAPPRAGTQPKVITPFIGVIDVWLRADIALKGAVIHERLVDQHGFTGNYQRTKMHLAEVRPLIAAELAAKACANSSTMATSSLASARVSGRCSA, via the coding sequence ATGAACGTTCGTCGTTTCCGTGCCCTGCATGCCGCGGGCGCTACCTATGCCGAGATCGCCCGTGAGTGCGGTTGTGATTGGCGCACCGTTCGGAAGTACCTGAGCGAGGACTCGGGCTCGGTCCCACCGACCGCACCGCCGCGTGCCGGCACCCAGCCGAAGGTCATCACCCCGTTCATCGGCGTGATCGATGTATGGCTTCGTGCCGACATCGCCTTGAAGGGCGCGGTGATCCACGAGCGACTGGTCGACCAGCATGGCTTCACCGGCAACTACCAGCGGACCAAGATGCACCTGGCCGAAGTACGGCCACTGATCGCCGCGGAACTGGCGGCCAAAGCGTGCGCGAATTCGTCGACCATGGCGACGTCCAGCCTGGCCTCAGCGCGCGTGTCTGGCAGGTGCTCGGCGTAG